Proteins from a genomic interval of Heteronotia binoei isolate CCM8104 ecotype False Entrance Well chromosome 5, APGP_CSIRO_Hbin_v1, whole genome shotgun sequence:
- the LOC132571303 gene encoding zinc finger protein OZF-like translates to MHSGKKTHQCPECEKSFLWRAELLRHLRTHLAEKPYSFSDCSKSFSEKSDFVQNQWIHSGEKPSICSESGITFSDGRKGNIPFPKHSIMKARKPFWCGKYFKYTSQFLVHHKIHRGEKAFEHSACEKSQSGHIQEHQIIHTREKPFECSECGMKSSWADTLQRHLKTCTGEKPFACSKCGKKFSCSSNLQRHLKTHTGEKRYECSECGKRFSSSSSRKKHLRTHTGEKPFACSECGKRFSQGGTLQKHQRIHTGEKPFDCSACGKKFSQSGHLQQHQRIHTGEKPFVCLECGMKFSRTDSLQQHLRTHMGEKPFECSVCGQKFSRSGNLHQHLQTHRREKSFECPACGVKFNRSSNLQRHLRTHTGEKPFECSKCGKRFSLTSTLKKHLRIHTGERPFECSECGKRFSQSGTLQQHQRIHTGEKPFECVECGKKFRQRGQLQQHQRIHTGKKPFECSDFERASLIEPVFPNLEESEGGESMTWLSL, encoded by the coding sequence ATGCACAGTGGAAAAAAGACCCATCAATGCCCGGAGTGTgaaaagagcttcctttggcgAGCAGAGCTGCTTAGACATCTAAGAACACATTTGGCAGAGAAACCTTATAGCTTTTCAGACTGCAGCAAGAGCTTCTCAGAGAAATCAGATTTTGTTCAAAATCAATGGATTCATTCAGGAGAGAAGCCATCTATTTGCTCGGAGAGTGGAATAACGTTCTCTGATGGAAGAAAGGGTAATATCCCTTTTCCAAAGCACAGTATAATGAAGGCACGTAAACCTTTTTGGTGTGGAAAGTATTTCAAATACACATCACAGTTCCTTGTACATCACAAAATACACAGAGGGGAGAAAGCCTTTGAACACTCAGCCTGCGAAAAGAGTCAGAGCGGCCATATTCAAGAGCATCAAATaattcacacaagggagaaaccttttgaatgctcagaatgtggaatgaAATCCAGTTGGGCTGACACTCTTCAACGGCATCTTAAAACCtgcactggggagaaaccttttgcatgctcaaagtgtggaaagaAGTTCAGTTGTAGTTCCAATCTTCAACGGCATCTAaaaacccatacaggggagaagcgttatgaatgctcagagtgtggaaagcgaTTCAGTTCATCCAGCAGTCGTAagaagcatctaagaacccatacaggCGAGAAGCCTTTTgcttgctcagagtgtggaaagagattcagtcagggtggcactcttcaaaagcatcaaagaatccacacaggggagaaaccttttgattgCTCAgcatgtggaaagaaattcagtcagagtggccatcttcaacagcatcaaagaatccacacaggggagaaaccttttgtatGTTTAGAGTGTGGAATGAAATTTAGTCGAACtgacagtcttcaacagcatcttaGAACGCACatgggggaaaaaccttttgaatgctcagtgtgtggacaGAAATTCAGTAGGAGTGGCAATCTTCACCAGCATCTACAAACTCACAGaagggagaaatcttttgaatgcccAGCATGTGGAGTGAAATTCAATCGGAGTTCCAATCTTCAAcggcatctaagaacccatacgggggagaagccttttgaatgttcaaagtGTGGAAAGCGATTCAGTTTAACTAGCACTCTTAAGAAGCATCTAAGAATCCATACGGGTGAgaggccttttgaatgctcagagtgcggaaagagattcagtcagagtggcactcttcaacagcatcagagaatccacacaggggagaaaccttttgaatgcgtagaatgtggaaagaaattccGTCAGAGGGGCCaacttcagcagcatcaaagaatccataccgggaagaaaccttttgaatgctcagacttTGAAAGAGCATCACTCATAGAGCCTGTGTTTCCAAACTTGGAAGAATCTGAAGGAGGAGAATCCATGACATGGCTTAGCCTGTGA